In Miscanthus floridulus cultivar M001 chromosome 8, ASM1932011v1, whole genome shotgun sequence, the sequence AATAGCAAGTCTGTGCAGCATGTAGTTTCAAAGGATGAACCGAAAAAGTGTTAGATTTTAAAGCTCATATGCAGAAATTCTAATAAACATGCAAGGTTCATTATTGTTTGTGTTCTCTCATGGACTTTAATGTTTAAGCCCACAGGTAAAGATAGAGAACGCAACATCAATtaataccatattgctagttgatatgAAGATAGAGGGTtttcctccctatatatatacCAACCCTCTGTGAAAAGGCGTACTAGAACTACAATGTAGGGAGCCTCTAGGTTTGAAAATCCTTAAAGTTGTCAAgtaatttttcttcttcttatattATTCCATCCTAATTAATGGTATAATTTTCTAACCTTTCTATTATAATTTATTCATTTTATTCATTCCGGTACTACTTATTGCCGTGAATGCTAGCTTTATCTCTACTATAATGAACTAATAAAAACTATACTAGGTCTACCAGAAAAATGTCCCCTGTTGAGAACCTCCGATCATCATGCACCGAAAAAATACACATAGAAATTTGTCTCCATTAAAATTAAGAACTAAATACCCAAAACAAATACGATGGCGAAAGAAGTTTGACGCCTGGCTTCAAACTCACCCAACCCCGTGCGCCCCTCCGCCCAAGCAAGTGACTCAAACGCGGGTTCGAAGTTTGCCCACCGCCACACCGTTGGCATTTTTTTCTTTCGGAAAGCCACGCCGTTTGCATCTAGTACCGCCCGCTATTAGCGCAAACATCACGCGATCAAACACAGAGCCCACGATTAGCGCAAACATCACGTGACACCCGCCCCAAGTCCTCGCCCGGTGTAACCGTGATGACTCCCAGCGGCGATCAGCGCGACGACTCCCAGCCGCCATCTATCCGATTCGTCGTCGGACCCTTCTCTGTCGAGACGACGAGAGTTGATTTTCCATTTGTACATGTGGCCACGGGGGATATCCTGGCCGTCGAATTGTTCCTCGCATCAAGATTCACGTTCGGTTATGTTCCACCTAGGCAAAGCATTCGATTAAGGGAGGGAGGGCAGAATAGGGATTCCAGATGCTGTCCATCAGAAGGGGCGGTAAGGTGAAAAGTTGAAGGGGAAATTctctgtgtgccattaaaaaagatcgcaacgCCCTGTGAGCCTCTGAAAAAGtttagcggtcttcagcgccactgctctaacttttttgtgccctccatgccactgccgtcagtttggactctaacgccgtcaaactgcatgtgtgaaaagtcaaaaatacccttaggtttaaatatgtcattaatttttttgagcatcttaacgacttctaatgaaaaaactcaaaactagaaagttgtagatctggtcgagatctataattttcatataaaaattattttcatttaattccgcaaaaaatatgatttgatatgattaatatatcttagaaaaatcatatcttttttgcagaattaaatgaaaataatttttatataaaaattatagatagttttttcatttaaagtcgttaagatgctcaaaaaaattaatgacatatttacacttaagggtatttttgacttttcgcACCTGCaatttaacggcgttagagcatctccaagggtTCCCTAAAAATTTCTCCTAAAAAGTCCATGTTTTCTTAGCTCCTAAAAAGgtattagaagaaaaaaaaaaggtcatCTCCAATAGTACTCAATATTTCacttaaaaaaatcaaattttggtCCCACTTGGGGTTTTTTTGCGGTACTTCTTTTCCAAccctacgccgccgccgccgcctgcttccTTCCTCGCGCCCTAGCCTGCAATCCCAGCCGGCCATCTAGTTGTAGCATTCAGCACAGCAGGCCATTAATATCATCTAGTACTAGTAGCATTGAACCACAGTGGCATGCAAGCAAAGCCGGTGTAGTAGTAGTACCATTCAGCAGCAGGCGCCCAGCAGCAGCTCATTGCAGGCAATCAATCGACAAGCATACAAGCAGGCAACCTTTCCACACAATGGCAGCAGACGGGCACGCAACCACGGGCTCCCTCGGCTACATAAGGACAGGCACGGCCGCCCGCCAGCGGGACTCGGCCGACCAAAGCCCGGCATCGGCATCCCAGGGACGGCCACCGGCGGCATCTGCTCGGGCAGGCGTGGCTACGCCAGCCATGGCCCAGAAGGCGACGGCTGCCAAACCTTAGCACCGGTAAAACCAAGAAGACGACACCGTAGATTGGGTTCAGCGATGGATTACCTCCTCCAGACGACATCGGCGGCAAAGATCTCCTCTGTATGGCGGCATGAGATGGCGCGAAGGGAAGAAGAAACCGCGCCAAAAGACCGCGACACGATGGAAACCGCTCGGGAGGAGAGGATACGCGCGCGATGAGGACGACGCGTAACTTTACACGAATTGAGGGAGTTTTTCTCAAGTCCTAAAAGATTACAAATATATATTAAGAGTTGTTGAAAAGGGGGTTTTCTCCGTCTTTCTAAAAAAAACAAGGATTAGAATAATATTTTGGgaactctcggagatgctcttTGAGCCCAAACTGTACAGAGGACATAAAAAATTAAAGCATAGCGCTGAAGACCCCTTAACCTTTTCGGAGCTCACAGCCATATTTTTTAATGGCACAGGGAATTCCGCCGAAGTTGAAGCCCCTGTCGCCGGCCATTCCTATCTCAAAAACAAGAAGAGCCTTGGTAGAAGACGAAGCTCGAGCTGCCAAGAACATTTGGAGCTCGGCGATTCCAGTAACAAGGAACACTTCCCACTCGAACAATCGCAGATTGGTCAAGAGCGAGGCAAGGATCGACATCTGGAGAGGATGTCCAGTGAAATCGGAGACGATGGCGAGCCACTGTTCCGGAAAGAGACGCCATCACCGGCGGCTCTGCTGTTGGAAGTTGCTGCCGCCCGCAAGAGTATAGAGGAGAAGATGAGCTACGGTGATGTAGCGACAGGACTGCAGGACGCCAGGCCGCCTTCCAGGGCGGAGCAAACAGTGCAAATCGATGGGGAATGGAGGGCTACAGTCCACGATTTGGAGAATCCGTTAAGTCTCGCTCtaaatattgttttttttttgctatattCTGTTCCACCACCACTTCACGATTTGGGAAATGGCATCCTGAACACAGGTTCATTGGTGTTCCTCAACACAGCAGGAAAGGGGATCCAGAGAACAGTGAAGTCTCTGTTCCAGTAGAACGCCAATTCGGACAAGGTATAAATTCTAATATAATCATTGTTAGTGGTAAATGTGTGACTATTTTGGATTCAGATCTGAAAACGTATAGATGCGTCAAGAAAACAATGTAATGCGTACTACAATTATCATAATAACTTAGCTGTAGACATTATTTGGCTTAATTCCAACATGTAAACTAAAAATGGTGTTGATGCAACTAATATAAAATGTCTTCTTGTTCTGGAGGGATTGGGCATTGTACAAGCCTGCAAGATTTATTGATAGGGTTCACCAACGGAACATTATGCATAGTCAATACTCGGCAAGAACATGTAGTACAAGGGGTACCATTAGCAGAGGGTAGTTGTTTTGAAATGGAAAGAAAAGATTACTACTCTAATGCAGAATGTGAATTTGGAGCACCAGAGATATGCTTGGAAGAGGGTTATGTAGAGAGTGAGCAGGACAATGAGCATGACGAGTCAAGTGATGGAGCTGATTCTGCAGATAGTGAcactgatcatgatgaaccaatTAAAGATAAGATTTATCCAAATGAGAGATTTGGAGAGTGTTGACTGGGATATCAAGAACTGAGATTTGACATCGATTGTTTGTTACATGTTTGTATTATAGTTTCACATGTTGTTAATACCTTAGTTGTCAATTGCAACGGCCTTTTGTTTTTTCCCTTGATATATACTAATAAAGAAAAAAATACTTGTTTAATGACATCAGTATGCAGTTCCTCTTGTGCTTAATAGGAAGCTAGTGTATGAATGAAGTTTTGGCTTTTCATTTGATTTCTACTATAAACTTCGTACTACAAAAAGGACCTGTTTGCAGGTTAAGGTCCAGCCCAAGAAGGTTATTCAACCACAGAAAGACACACAATAAACAGGAGTCCAGTGATGACAGCAGCTCTGAGAGCTCCTCAGATGATGTAAGCAATGTGCACttgcttttgttttttttttcttaccaACATCATACATACTTATTTTTCCTTAAATTAGGAACCTTCCAAAAAACCAGTTGCTGGTTCAAATAAGCCACCTGCTAGTTGTAGCAGCAGTGACAGTGATGATAGCAGTTCTAATGAGGAACCTGCAAGAAAGCCCACTGTCCTTTCAAAGAAGCTTGTCACAGCAGTTAGTAATGGTTCAAAAAATGTTAAGTCTGATAGCAGCAGCTCCGACACCGTTGTAACTATGTAATATTTTTAATTTTTCTGTCTTGTAAAAACTACAGATAAAACCAAAAAAAGAAGGCAAGGAAAGTGAACCAATTAAAACTTAAGAAAAAAGATTGCAAGCCTTTTGCTCTAAAATTAAGGGAATAATTGTAATTTTGCATAACTAGCTACTGAGTTATTTGTGCATCTATTTAGTTGGGATATAACAGTTCTTTGATGCTCACGAAACTTCTGTAGACACTACGCAAAAGTCGGCACATAATGAAGTATTCTGCAATCTACGTCTTTCTTTAATTTTATGtactaaataaatattaaatggaTGTTTGACAGCTGCCTTATCTTTGCAGCCCAAAACTCCTGCCAAAAGCCAAAGTCAGGCTACTGGTTCAAAGACTATTTTTGATGGGAATTTAGCCTATAGTACAGAAGCGTGAACAAGTGTAAGTTTGTTaaatgtgccaaaaattttttcCAAATGTGTTGCCACTAACACCATTTCTCCACATCCTGTAGTAAGGAATTTTTCGAGAGCTGTcgcactgagtcaccaggtcgcgggtttGAAGcaacctctccgcagattttgcgagggaaaggcttgcctcggtttttctctTCCCCAGACTCCACTCACGTGGAAGCCtctggcactgggtctgccctgtAGTAAGGAATTTTTCGAGGAGGCTGGCGAAGTTGTAGATGTTCGTTTGTCTACTTCTGATGATGGGAGTTTCAAGGGTTATAGACATGTTGAATTTGCTACTATTGAAGCTGCTCAGCAAGAGATTCAGGAGGAATGCTGATATTAGTTTCATTTGGAATGTCATCATCCGCAAAAGTCTCCATTCATGTTGACTCACTGACACGGCGCATTGCTTGGTTTGCAGGATGTCGTACATGCATTTAAAAGACCCAGATTCCATGGCTAAAGCATATGAGCTGAATGGAGCAGACCTTGGTGGCTACATCTTGTATGTTGATGAAGCGAAGCCAAGACCTGGTAACAACAGGGACGTGCGAAGAGAGGAAAGATTATGCACTCCTTGACTTAAAAACACATCCTAGGGGATATATTTTGAAGTTCTTTTTTTTAACTCGACATATTTTCAAATAATGGGTACAGAATAGTACAAATCATATATTGCGGGTGTTCTCCAACTTATGGTCTTGTAGAAGTGAACCAAGGGTCTTGCAACTCCGTGGTTGCCCATCAGGAGTGCGGGAGTGTTGGGATGCAGTAAGTACTAATAAATTTACAGTAATAGCTAATCTTTTAAATAGAAAAATATGTAGCATATCTAAAAAGGTCTTGCAAGTTGCAATTCCTGGTTTATTAATTGGATCAACTCACCAACGTAAGGCCCAATGACCATGTCCACCGGCCTGTTTGGCAACTTGGCTTCCTTGATCTGTTCATTTTTCTCTTTGCTATTTTGCTTTCTCGTGCCACGATACTAGGGATGCTAGTGTGTTACTAGTACTACTCAATCCGTTCTaatttataagatgttttgacttctCTAGATTCATTGCTTTTGTTACGTACTTATGTCTAGATGTATAGTGAAAACaactaaaaaagtcaaagcatcttataatttgaaatgggtGGGGTACTTTTTACTCTTTTAGCATTAATATTTGATCTGTTCTTAGTAGTGTAAGACCCATATATATCCTGAAGCTTTATAATTAATTGAAAGTATGCTTTGCTTTTTCTCGAATTTTAGGGCCCTATCGTGTATTTTGTTCAGGGCCCTCGgcatattcagcctgttcggctgggcttatacgatcgtgtacgatcgtagattataaactgaaacagtatttttctctcacatcaaaccagccagcagaaAATAATCCACGATCCTTTACGACGAAACAAACAGGCTGATTACTAGTCGTTTTAGGAACGGGCACTAGTATCAATGATTATGGTAAAAGACCTGCATGCCCCTACTCCAATATCCGGTCCTCCATCCCCACACGGTATTTTCTCTACTGCGCTCAGCTTCGTCCAGATCCGGACTTCTCTCTCCGGTGCTCCTCCCCCGTACGAGGGCCACATCCGCTGGAGGGAGGGGTCGGTACGGTGAAGAGGTTGAGCACCGGTGTTGGAGGCGAATGGCGTGGGAGGGGATGGCGGCGGAGACGATGCACGGTGGGCGGTGGCGAGGGGTACCGGCGGAGGAAGCCCTGTGGCTGCGCCTCCTCCTTGCCTGGCGGCTGCGCCTGCCTGAGGTCGTGGCGCCCTGGATCTCGAGCTGGGCGGCGACCTCGGTTGCGTGTGGATCTAGGTGGGACGGTAGACGGGGAAGAAGGAAGAGGGCGACACCCGCTCGGGATGCGCCGCTCGGCGTCGGGCCGCTCCATCTCGGCTGATCCGGTCCACGCCGACGCTGGCCCGCTCCACCTCGATGGGGATGCCTGGAAGAGGAGGACGGGTGCAGTGGCGCTGGTAGGGTGAGAAACGAAAGAACAGAGGAGACCGGCTCCGGTGGGACGGATGGGAGAAGCTGTAGTAGGCCTGCATCCCTCAGGTGGGACCCATGGTCTCAAACGACCTTCTTTGTGAGATCGTTTTTGAATGCCAAAACGTCCTCTTTTCTGGGACGAAGGGAGTACTCTCGATGATGATGAAGTTTGTGGAAGATGTAGACGTGGCATCACACAAGCTTCCTGTGCCAGTGTACTAGTAGAGCATCATACAGCAGCGTCAAAGTCGAAGAAAAGATGGTTGCTATAGAAAAAAACATCATGCATGTGCACAGTGTGCATGATCAAAGCTGACGCAAGCCACAGTTGGCAGACTGTGAACAGAACATCATAGAAGTGCCAATCTGAATAACAATTGTTCAAACACAAGTAGGaggtcttgtttagttctaaaaagtttttccaaaaaatACGCTACAGTAGTCTTTATATCGAattttacgatacgtgcatggagcattaaatgtaaaaaaaaaactaattgcgcagtttggttggaaatcgcgagacgaatgttttaagcctaattagtctatgattgaatattaattgtcaaataaaaacaaaagtgctatagTAATTAAATTTTTAAATTTCACCTAACTAAACACGGTCTGAGTGAGAATTGGTGGAAGCTAAACAGTGGCACATAAAAGTCCGACGACTGAAGCAAGCCACTTTATTTATTAAGAAGAGACTGGTCGTGACAATTGAACAGAAGCAAAAGGACGAGTAACAGTAGGAAAAGTATGGAGAAAAGTGCAAGCCTGGCCGCGTTTAGTTGCGCCTGAAATTGGCGCAGCCGGATTTGTATTAGGTAATAATTGTTTAATTATtgactaattagatttaaaatatTTGTCTCGTAAAATAcaactaactgtgtaattagttttttatttcgttaACATTTAGTATTCCATGTATTTACCGTA encodes:
- the LOC136474656 gene encoding uncharacterized protein, producing the protein MSSEIGDDGEPLFRKETPSPAALLLEVAAARKSIEEKMSYGDVATGLQDARPPSRAEQTVQIDGEWRATVHDLENPFIGVPQHSRKGDPENSEVSVPVERQFGQGIGHCTSLQDLLIGFTNGTLCIVNTRQEHVVQGVPLAEGSCFEMERKDYYSNAECEFGAPEICLEEGYVESEQDNEHDESSDGADSADSDTDHDEPIKDKIYPNERFGEC